The following are from one region of the Capsicum annuum cultivar UCD-10X-F1 chromosome 1, UCD10Xv1.1, whole genome shotgun sequence genome:
- the LOC107854762 gene encoding photosystem II 5 kDa protein, chloroplastic, whose product MVSLPMLSSLVSHIGGSNYRRIRNEGLSTLSPRSKSNRRKVLEVNALNKDENIVTKTKEKKINGRRELALALMAIAAASSFASVAIAEEPKAGTPEAKKKYAPICVTMPTARICHK is encoded by the coding sequence ATGGTTTCTTTACCAATGTTATCTTCACTTGTTAGCCATATTGGAGGATCCAACTATAGGAGAATCAGGAACGAAGGGCTTTCTACCCTTTCCCCCCGTTCAAAAAGCAATAGGAGAAAAGTGTTAGAAGTGAATGCCCTTAATAAGGATGAAAACATTGTGACAAAGACAAAGGAAAAAAAGATCAATGGAAGGAGGGAATTGGCTTTAGCCCTAATGGCAATAGCTGCCGCAAGTTCATTTGCAAGTGTTGCTATAGCTGAGGAACCAAAGGCAGGGACACCTGAGGCAAAGAAGAAGTATGCTCCTATTTGTGTCACAATGCCAACTGCTAGAATATGTCACAAGTGA